The following coding sequences are from one Anabas testudineus chromosome 16, fAnaTes1.2, whole genome shotgun sequence window:
- the virma gene encoding LOW QUALITY PROTEIN: protein virilizer homolog (The sequence of the model RefSeq protein was modified relative to this genomic sequence to represent the inferred CDS: inserted 4 bases in 2 codons), translating to MAGETSTELLFLDTFKHQSAELTNVDVVRFPCGVLITEVRVIPPGIKAHSNLPDNRAFGETSPHAFQLELFFNNVTKPNSPTFHRLGSLEYDENKSIVFRPSGKVNTDGLVLRGWYTSLTVAVYGTAERSHGHNQDSPPPPPPPPPQQPGGLKRIIKQEWEKDDQYNGSPPRPAPRGPRTPPGPPPPDDDDEEQVQAMVGVVKDEPCEGRDDYLEAVSPERSLPADETYSDAEHEEEGDEEEEEEQEEEEDARTEGSAPEEEEEEEEEDEGEDEEEEMEEGDDGYEQISSDEDDLDNGSFKLPTFDMDYTPEDLASVPPVQYDPYERELRPLLFFTPPYKTRFDIQFEKATVDEPRDAGGTEIPALGEEAEVVAQLKELLSSIGNDRDSRWVSALEETPGLLSKALAYLIKQGEGVIEDSVGVLVQWALQALSMEVALTQPIALNLRQLKAGAKLASHLAECPQGLTVLLREGALGVLLELLHTDHVSSTLKLSILRAVDALTSAPAGVEAFLRTGESEKSGYQRLVQLFLHEETVRVITAGNAILQKSHMYEVLVDLQRTAGAWSEPQQVHTLTQTHTXLTSKAKFNFMIIMTXSHPQEEMEDAESPMEEEPSLSSPPVSEAELDRLAGVLEELHHLLETAPHCMVQPPGKAFPTTARITGPQERDDPYPTLYRYMHACHFLESTTVVLSAAAVAGHVGVTQAVREVLRFLSVTQSGLLFLLAQPTPTNLLLRLLASMTETEGDESTFTGGEGALTGPGFGEEGFAVWLMQALHALQGVSELMSHVATGGDGGAGLEEGDNPEVLGMLHALYLMTFTQSGRSAVAHVFSLDNNLSCLVTLLQHHSKDGQGEAKARKAVTYNYACMLVLLVVQSSNELRMMEQHAAPLLALAKADDTNAKLQELSKWLEPLEKLRFEMGSIPTLIDYIKQNVENVLTAEGTGLVTALRVLCHIACPPAAVEGQQRDLKWSLAGVQLFSGEGLDTCVRVLQKLCSVLLQPWRLHGHMGPTPQRWMILSICISTLRLLRTMLTELLRGGAFQFRDTRVASVLVTLHMIVCSIPASGRLDGEETRVQALIVDVLLTFTQGVSEEVTHTEESLASNTWSLMLKEVLGSLLKAPEGLFSGLTLLSELLPLPLPMQSTQVMSVQDVAVALNTRKLWSMHIRAQWKVFSEALKCVCATSCPPLLAMLRRVCVQLADLSSSTAILIMKIPVELLLEELQPVEGKGMCWGQVLRLLSLMDALVSQRSCKSATLHLLSGSVSGDEQLADLFPLLLSLLVPPTDHLLQQQQCSELVGTIAQSLCDQDISLVVSPPGETCVSEAEQLANALPVREMMSSVCNALLDVLGNAESSVPLLVTCIRTLTFLTEHDYGLYHLKVALKKHSGSLYSLLKRLVFSFNKDSADLLSALLDFLRQILNTETMCVEEGQGSGEESAFPTPPRLLSGSEMKALLQWDKSESHPLPSLEKQISKLCKEDESLETMLENVIVLRQTLETASDTPPAADTEPTLPAPETLGTQFNHRTVFILSEALDEQLKALWFSPFQTDDIETDLDMVKVDLVGLAQECCPDLDLKAELERSFLSEPSSPGHTKAPKGFRLGKHKHETFITSSGKSDYVEPAKRAHIMAAPRGRGGRGGFGQNLNRPHDIFRQRKQNTSRPPSMHVDDFVAAEFKDITTPLGLLPPKRPPKSSPKPPTRGLFTGNRGRATFHSQTRFFTPPQPKGVLLSGNYTRRDGGRGSSWSGQVPAVTHRGTYSEPRGGQSNFTRGPLPSRQPPASAYRLAPRDRAPRGRGGTGLSWLSGVGGGGSAGGGGGGGGGRGSQGSKFGGGGSGGGRGRHVRSFTR from the exons ATGGCGGGGGAAACCTCAACGGAGCTTCTTTTTCTAGATACGTTTAAGCACCAGAGTGCAGAG TTAACCAACGTGGATGTGGTGCGGTTTCCTTGCGGGGTGTTGATCACAGAGGTGCGGGTCATTCCTCCAGGAATAAAAGCACACAGCAACTTACCTGACAACAGAGCATTTGG ggaGACTTCTCCACATGCCTTCCAGCTGGAGCTGTTCTTCAATAATGTCACTAAACCTAACAGCCCTACCTTCCACAGACTTGGCAG TCTGGAATATGATGAGAACAAGTCCATCGTGTTCAGACCAAGTGGAAAG GTCAACACGGACGGCCTGGTGCTGCGTGGCTGGTACACCAGTCTGACTGTGGCAGTGTATGGGACAGCAGAGCGCTCACATGGACATAACCAAGACTcgccccctcctccaccacccccacccccccaacaGCCTGGTGGACTAAAGAGGATCATTAAACAAG aatgGGAAAAAGATGACCAGTACAACGGCAGTCCACCAAGACCAGCACCCCGGGGGCCTCGCACTCCACCAGGACCTCCACCtccagatgatgatgatgaggagcaGGTTCAAGCTATGG TGGGCGTGGTCAAAGATGAACCATGTGAAGGCCGTGATGACTACCTGGAGGCCGTGTCACCTGAGAGGTCACTGCCTGCTGACGAGACATACTCGGATGCTGAACACGAGGAAgaaggtgatgaggaggaagaagaggagcaggaagaggaagaggatgccCGGACAGAGGGCAGCGctccagaggaggaggaggaagaggaggaggaggatgagggtgaggacgaggaagaggagatggaggaag GTGATGATGGCTATGAGCAGATTTCCAGTGATGAGGATGACCTGGATAACGGTAGCTTCAAGTTGCCCACCTTCGACATGGACTATACTCCTGAGGATCTTGCATCTGTCCCACCTGTCCAGTATGACCCTTACGAGCGTGAACTCAGACCACTGCTGTTCTTCACCCCTCCATACAAGACTCGCTTTGATATCCAGTTTGAAAAGGCCACTGTGGATGAACCCAGAGATGCTGGGGGTACAGAGATACCAGCACTTGGAGAGGAGGCTGAAGTTGTTGCCCAGCTCAAAGAGCTGCTCTCTAGTATTGGCAATGACAGAGATTCCCGCTGGGTCTCAGCACTGGAAGAGACACCTGGGCTGCTGTCCAAAGCGTTGGCTTATTTAATTAAACAAGGAGAAGGAGTGATAGAAGATTCTGTTGGAGTTTTGGTCCAGTGGGCTCTCCAAGCACTGAGTATGGAGGTAGCTCTCACGCAACCCATTGCTCTTAACCTCCGACAGCTGAAAGCTGGTGCAAAGTTAGCATCACACCTGGCAGAGTGTCCACAGGGGCTCACAGTGCTACTTCGGGAAGGGGCTCTGGGTGTTTTATTGGAGCTGCTCCACACAGACCACGTGTCCTCCACACTGAAGTTGAGTATCCTCAGAGCTGTGGATGCTCTGACCAGTGCTCCTGCTGGGGTGGAGGCTTTCCTACGTACAGGAGAGTCGGAGAAAAGTGGTTATCAG CGTCTAGTCCAGCTGTTTCTGCATGAAGAAACAGTTAGGGTCATAACAGCTGGCAACGCCATATTGCAGAAAAGCCACATGTATGAAGTTCTGGTCGACCTACAGCGTACAGCAGGGGCTTGGAGTGAACCACAGCAGGTACATActctcactcaaacacacac tctaacATCCAAGGCCAAGTTTAATTTTATGATAATCATGAC GAGTCATCCACAGGAGGAAATGGAGGATGCTGAGAGCCCCATGGAGGAGGAACCATCACTAAGCTCCCCTCCCGTCAGCGAGGCAGAGCTAGATAGGCTAGCCGGGGTTTTGGAAGAATTACATCACCTGCTGGAGACAGCCCCTCACTGCATGGTGCAGCCACCTGGGAAAGCCTTCCCCACCACTGCTAGAATCACAGGACCACAAGAGAGGGATGATCCATATCCAACATTGTATAG GTATATGCATGCATGTCATTTCCTGGAAAGCACTACAGTGGTGTTGTCAGCGGCTGCAGTGGCTGGACATGTAGGCGTTACCCAAGCAGTTAGAGAGGTCCTACGCTTCCTGTCAGTCACCCAGTCAGGTCTGCTCTTCCTTCTCGCACAGCCCACTCCCACCAACCTGCTGCTACGCCTGCTGGCATCAATGACTGAGACTGAGGGCGACGAGAGCACATTTACAGGGGGAGAGGGGGCTCTCACAGGCCCAGGGTTTGGTGAAGAGGGCTTCGCCGTGTGGCTTATGCAGGCACTGCATGCATTGCAGGGTGTGTCAGAGCTCATGAGCCACGTGGCcacaggaggagatggaggagctgGGCTGGAAGAAGGTGACAACCCAGAGGTACTGGGCATGCTCCATGCACTCTACCTGATGACCTTCACACAGAGTGGACGCAGCGCTGTTGCCCACGTTTTCAGCCTGGACAACAACCTGTCTTGTCTGGTCACCCTGCTTCAGCACCACAGCAAGGATGGACAGGG CGAGGCCAAGGCACGCAAAGCAGTGACATATAATTATGCCTGTATGCTGGTGTTACTGGTCGTGCAGAGCTCTAATGAATTGCGGATGATGGAACAACATGCTGCTCCCCTACTAGCGTTAGCCAAGGCTGATGACACCAATGCCAAATTACAAG AGCTCAGTAAATGGCTGGAGCCTCTGGAGAAACTTCGCTTTGAGATGGGCAGCATTCCCACCCTCATAGACTATATCAAACAG AATGTAGAGAATGTGTTGACTGCTGAGGGAACAGGACTGGTCACTGCTCTGAGGGTCCTCTGTCACATTGCCTGCCCTCCAGCTGCTGTAGAAG GCCAGCAGAGGGATTTGAAGTGGAGTCTGGCAGGGGTCCAGCTGTTCTCAGGCGAGGGCCTGGATACATGTGTGCGTGTCCTGCAGAAGCTGTGCAGCGTGTTGCTGCAGCCATGGCGTCTACATGGACATATGGGCCCAACGCCACAGCGCTGGATGATCCTCAGTATATGTATCAGCACACTCAGGCTGTTGCGCACCATGCTGACGGAGCTGCTCCGTGGTGGCGCATTCCAGTTCAGGGACACTCGTGTGGCGAGTGTGTTGGTGACACTCCACATGATAGTGTGCTCCATCCCTGCGTCTGGACGTCTAGACGGAGAGGAGACCCGAGTGCAGGCACTTATTGTTGATGTGCTGCTCACCTTCACACAGGGTGTCAGTGAAGAG gTGACGCACACAGAAGAGTCTTTGGCCAGTAACACGTGGTCTCTGATGCTAAAGGAAGTTTTGGGCTCATTGCTGAAAGCTCCTGAAGGTTTGTTCTCTGGCCTGACGTTGTTGTCTGAGCTGCTGCCTCTTCCATTGCCAATGCAGAGCACTCAG GTGATGTCAGTCCAAGATGTAGCTGTAGCCCTAAACACACGGAAGTTGTGGAGCATGCACATACGGGCGCAGTGGAAAGTGTTTTCTGAGGcattgaaatgtgtgtgtgctaccAGCTGCCCTCCACTTTTGGCCATGCtgaggagagtgtgtgttcaACTGGCAGATCTGTCTTCATCTACTGCGATACTTATCATGAAGATCCCGGTAGAGCTGCTGTTGGAGGAACTGCAGCC AGTGGAGGGGAAAGGTATGTGCTGGGGCCAGGTCCTGCgtcttctttctttaatggatgCACTGGTGTCACAGAGATCCTGTAAAAGTGCGACGTTACACCTGCTTTCTGGATCTGTGTCTGGAGATGAGCAACTTGCCGATCTGTTCCCGTTGCTTCTGTCTCTTCTGGTTCCTCCGACTGACCACTTgttgcaacagcagcagtgtagTGAACTAGTGGGAACAATAGCACAGTCACTGTGTGACCAG GACATTTCTCTGGTGGTGTCTCCACCTGGTGAGACCTGTGTGTCAGAAGCCGAGCAGCTGGCCAATGCACTTCCAGTTCGAGAGATGATGTCATCAGTTTGCAATGCCTTGTTGGACGTTTTGGGGAATGCAGAGAGCAGTGTCCCGCTCCTTGTCACCTGTATCAGGACGTTGACATTCCTCACAGAGCACGACTATGGACTCTACCACCTTAAAGT tgctTTGAAGAAACATAGTGGGAGTCTGTATTCGCTGTTAAAGAGGCTGGTGTTTTCATTCAACAAGGACTCTGCAGATctgctttcagctctgcttGACTTTCTCAGGCAGAttctcaacacagaaacaatg TGTGTTGAGGAGGGCCAGGGGTCCGGTGAGGAGTCTGCCTTCCCTACACCTCCACGGTTGCTGTCTGGCTCCGAGATGAAAGCTCTGCTGCAGTGGGACAAGTCCGAATCACATCCACTTCCTTCTTTAGAGAAACAGATTTCG aaaCTGTGTAAAGAAGACGAGTCGCTGGAGACCATGTTGGAGAATGTGATTGTCCTGAGGCAGACATTAGAGACGGCCTCGGACACACCTCCTGCAGCTGACACTGAGCCCACTCTGCCAGCACCTGAGACACTTGGGACCCAGTTTAATCACCG GACGGTTTTCATTCTGTCAGAAGCTCTGGATGAGCAGCTGAAGGCTTTGTGGTTCTCTCCCTTCCAAACAGATGACATAGAAACAGACCTTGATATG GTAAAAGTGGATCTGGTTGGTCTGGCTCAGGAGTGTTGTCCAGATTTGGACCTGAAGGCAGAGCTGGAGCGCTCCTTCCTGTCTGAGCCCTCGTCTCCTGGTCACACCAAAGCTCCAAAAGGTTTTCGACTgggcaaacacaaacatgagacGTTCATCACATCAAG CGGTAAATCGGACTACGTGGAGCCTGCTAAAAGAGCCCACATCATGGCTGCTCCGCGTGGCCGTGGAGGTCGAGGGGGATTTGGGCAGAATCTGAACCGACCCCACGATATCTTCCGCCAGCGCAAACAGAACACTTCCCGTCCTCCCAGTATGCACGTGGACGACTTTGTTGCAGCAGAATTTAAAGACATTACAACCCCTCTTGGACTTTTACCCCCTAAACGGCCCCCTAAGAGCTCCCCCAAACCCCCTACCAGAGGACTATTTACTGGCAACAGAGGCAGAGCCACTTTCCACAGCCAGACACGATTTTTCACTCCACCACAACCTAAAGGTGTACTGTTATCTG GTAACTACACTCGCAGAGACGGAGGACGAGGTTCATCGTGGAGCGGCCAAGTTCCAGCCGTAACTCATAGAGGAACCTACAGTGAACCCCGTGGAGGCCAGAGCAATTTCACGCGTGGACCACTGCCCTCCAGACAACCACCAGCAA GTGCATATCGTTTGGCTCCACGAGATCGAGCTCCACGGGGCCGAGGAGGCACGGGGCTGTCGTGGCTTAGTGGAGTAGGAGGTGGTGGCAGTGccggaggaggaggtggtggaggtggtggaagAGGGTCACAAGGGAGCAAGTTCGGTGGCGGAGGGAGCGGAGGTGGGAGGGGCAGACACGTTCGCTCCTTCACCAGGTAA
- the rnf41l gene encoding RING finger protein 151, whose product MGYDLDRFVGYVNEGLLCCVCRDVLERPLQAPCEHAYCSACISSWLVHHQSCPEDRLPLDVSSLKTLYRYMRNDLNHLQIRCINADRGCEVVSSLENLHTHEDECEFAFISCSNTGCPVQVERRGLEAHLSECNFRSRECPNGCGHTLLSADQSQHNCVAELRTEVEMLRAEMLCKVEEVRREMESRLDSQRRHMVQKESQLKNEVEELKGQLSRVMCDMRALLGAERLRRQELAEAELEKRELLELLRDLQPAKSQNLVEQVDRDQHQGDLLTSGWELHTGPTRHQEREASLHASSLSLYSAQAVNGSGPPPSPQLGEGARKGSTRSLTLDCIKRKSREVTVI is encoded by the exons ATGGGCTACGATCTTGACAGGTTTGTGGGCTATGTGAATGAGGGgcttctgtgttgtgtgtgtcgAGACGTATTGGAGCGTCCCCTGCAGGCGCCCTGTGAACATGCCTACTGCAGCGCATGTATCAGCAGCTGGCTGGTCCATCACCAGAGCTGTCCTGAGGACAGACTGCCTCTAGATGTGAGCAGTCTCAAGACATTGTACAG GTACATGCGTAATGACCTGAACCATCTACAGATACGTTGTATAAATGCAGATCGGGGATGTGAGGTGGTCAGCTCCCTGGAGAACCTGCACACACACGAAGATGAGTGTGAGTTTGCCTTCATATCCTGCTCTAACACAG GTTGTCCTGTGCAGGTCGAGAGGCGGGGATTGGAGGCTCACCTGTCAGAATGTAATTTCCGCAGCAGAGAGTGTCCTAACGGGTGTGGACATACACTTCTTTCTGCTGATCAATCACAACATAACTGTGTAGCAGAGCTGCGCACAGAAGTGGAGATGCTCAG GGCAGAGATGTTGTGCAAGGTGGAGGAAGTAAGAAGGGAGATGGAGTCTCGCTTGGACTCACAGAGGAGACACATGGTGCAGAAAGAGTCGCAGCTGAAGAACGAAGTGGAGGAGCTCAAG GGTCAGTTGTCCCGTGTGATGTGTGACATGCGAGCCCTGTTAGGAGCAGAGCGTCTGAGGAGACAGGAGCTGGCagaagcagagctggagaagaggGAACTGTTAGAGCTCCTCAGAGACCTGCAGCCAGCCAAGAGTCAGAATCTAGTTGAACAGGTGGACAGAGACCAACATCAGGGGGACCTGCTGACATCTGGATGGGAATTGCACACTGGGCCAACAAGACACCaggagagagaggcatcttTACATGCCTCCAGTCTGTCTCTATATTCAGCTCAGGCCGTAAATGGATCAGGTCCACCCCCATCACCGCAGCTGGGTGAGGGTGCACGCAAGGGTAGTACCCGGAGTCTCACCCTAGACTGCATTAAGAGGAAGAGCCGTGAGGTGACTGTCATCTGA